One genomic segment of Drosophila melanogaster chromosome 3L includes these proteins:
- the Cbl gene encoding Cbl proto-oncogene, isoform B yields the protein MATRGSGTRVQSQPKIFPSLLSKLHGAISEACVSQRLSTDKKTLEKTWKLMDKVVKLCQQPKMNLKNSPPFILDILPDTYQRLRLIYSKNEDQMHLLHANEHFNVFINNLMRKCKQAIKLFKEGKEKMFDENSHYRRNLTKLSLVFSHMLSELKAIFPNGVFAGDQFRITKADAADFWKSNFGNSTLVPWKIFRQELNKVHPIISGLEAMALKTTIDLTCNDFISNFEFDVFTRLFQPWVTLLRNWQILAVTHPGYVAFLTYDEVKARLQRYILKAGSYVFRLSCTRLGQWAIGYVTAEGEILQTIPQNKSLCQALLDGHREGFYLYPDGQAYNPDLSSAVQSPTEDHITVTQEQYELYCEMGSTFQLCKICAENDKDIRIEPCGHLLCTPCLTSWQVDSEGQGCPFCRAEIKGTEQIVVDAFDPRKQHNRNVTNGRQQQQEEDDTEDIGDFNIATSSLHALSTSSTVAAEKHSPHTSPRLGRRSTTPSLMAVQNDLYAGGTPTLSLPSSSCSSIAAASTSSSSSLASVATVAASTSSSQHQQPQPSAPPASAVLSNGGGGGGGGGASSSQKNTNRMSAPLIGSCVANSTYGQKLPQNCSHSSTSSSSDNASSSSSYAILQNLHDTGTPATAAAVVAPPLPPRKSSPGVETPSKATAPPPPSSSKSIDNIQCSLDNVPPQTTAPPIPPHVSPSVDTLAEDLMRQQLIATSTTSPVLSLLDEDIVEVGPAETISGVIDTRPLEARGVTLCRQDSASSHYTQLCTTSSGGSAAALANGKKANSAKQSQATTTTSAAAAAATAGNGSNPGQQSQPLLYANVTINQKDCGTVPYENINLEYIARLMNAGYSKENAITALGISRNNIEMAGDILREFVSKNSA from the exons ATGGCGACGAGAGGCAGTGGAACCCGTGTGCAATCGCAGCCAAAGATTTTCCCATCGCTGCTTTCCAAGCTGCACGGCGCTATCTCGGAAGCCTGCGTCTCGCAGCGTCTGTCCACCGACAAGAAGACGCTGGAGAAGACCTGGAAGTTGATGGACAAGGTGGTCAAACTGTGCCAGCAGCCGAAGATGAATCTTAAGAATAGTCCACCGTTTATTTTGGACATCCTGCCGGATACGTACCAGCGCCTGAGATTGATCTACTCAAAGAACGAGGACCAGATGCACCTGCTCCATGCCAACGAGCACTTCAACGTGTTCATCAACAACCTGATGCGAAAGTGCAAGCAGGCCATCAAGTTGTTCAAGGAGGGCAAGGAGAAGATGTTCGACGAGAACTCCCACTACCGCCGCAATCTCACCAAGCTCAGCCTGGTCTTCTCCCACATGCTCAGCGAACTGAAGGCCATATTCCCCAACGGTGTCTTTGCCGGGGATCAATTTCGGATCACCAAAGCGGATGCGGCTGACTTTTGGAAGAGCAACTTCGGTAACAG CACATTGGTTCCCTGGAAAATCTTCCGGCAGGAGCTTAACAAAGTACATCCCATAATCTCCGGCCTGGAGGCCATGGCCCTAAAGACCACTATCGATCTTACCTGCAACGACTTCATTTCCAACTTCGAGTTCGACGTCTTCACACGCCTCTTCCAGCCTTGGGTGACCCTGCTACGCAACTGGCAGATTCTGGCCGTCACACATCCGGGCTACGTGGCGTTTCTCACATACGACGAGGTGAAGGCTCGCCTACAGCGCTACATCCTCAAGGCGGGCAGCTACGTTTTCCGGCTCTCCTGCACGCGATTGGGCCAATGGGCCATCGGCTACGTAACTGCCGAGGGAGAGATTCTGCAGACAATCCCTCAGAACAAGTCGCTGTGCCAGGCGCTGCTCGATGGCCATCG AGAGGGCTTCTACTTGTACCCAGATGGCCAAGCGTACAATCCGGATCTGTCGTCTGCCGTTCAAAGTCCCACAGAGGACCACATAACCGTTACCCAAGAGCAATACGAACTATACTGTGAAATGG GCAGCACCTTTCAGCTGTGCAAAATCTGTGCGGAGAACGACAAAGATATCCGCATCGAGCCCTGTGGCCACTTGTTGTGCACTCCCTGCCTTACCTCCTGGCAAGTGGATTCCGAGGGACAG GGCTGCCCCTTCtgtcgggccgaaatcaaggGCACCGAACAAATCGTTGTGGACGCTTTCGATCCGCGCAAGCAACACAACCGGAACGTCACCAATgggcgacagcagcagcaggaagaaGACGACACTGAG GACATTGGCGACTTCAACATAGCCACGTCTTCGCTGCACGCACTCAGCACCTCGTCCACGGTGGCGGCTGAGAAGCACAGTCCGCACACATCGCCACGTTTGGGACGACGGAGCACCACGCCCAGCTTGATGGCCGTGCAGAACGATCTCTATGCCGGCGGCACGCCCACCCTCAGCCTGCCTAGCAGCTCGTGCTCCTCGATCGCCGCCGCCTCcacatcctcctcctcctctttaGCATCGGTGGCAACAGTGGCAGCCTCAACATCCTCCTCCCAGCACCAGCAACCGCAGCCTTCGGCTCCTCCTGCTTCGGCGGTGCTCAGCAAtggaggcggtggtggtggcggcggtgggGCCAGTTCCAGTCAGAAGAACACAAACCGGATGAGTGCACCGCTTATCGGCTCCTGTGTTGCCAACTCCACGTATGGCCAGAAATTGCCCCAGAACTGCAGCcacagcagcaccagcagcagcagtgatAATGCCTCCAGCTCGAGTTCATATGCCATCTTGCAGAATCTCCATGATACGGGTACACCAGCAACGGCGGCAGCTGTGGTGGCTCCTCCCCTGCCACCCCGAAAGTCCTCACCTGGCGTGGAGACACCGAGCAAGGCCacggcaccaccaccacccagcagcagcaagagtATCGACAACATTCAGTGCAGCTTGGACAATGTGCCGCCGCAGACGACAGCTCCACCAATTCCGCCACATGTCTCGCCGAGCGTGGACACCTTGGCCGAAGATTTGATGCGACAGCAGCTCATAGCAACTAGTACCACATCGCCGGTGCTCTCTCTCTTGGATGAGGACATCGTTGAGGTGGGTCCGGCGGAAACTATAAGTGGGGTGATCGATACCCGCCCGCTGGAGGCGCGCGGCGTGACCTTATGCCGGCAGGACTCGGCATCCTCCCATTACACGCAACTCTGCACCACCAGCAGTGGTGGCTCTGCAGCAGCACTGGCCAACGGAAAGAAGGCCAATTCGGCCAAGCAGAGCCAAGcgacaacgacgacatcggcggcagcggcagcggcgaCGGCGGGCAATGGGTCCAATCCTGGCCAGCAATCGCAGCCACTGCTCTATGCGAACGTGACGATCAATCAAAAAGACTGCGGCACCGTGCCCTACGAAAACATTAACCTGGAGTACATTGCCCGGCTGATGAACGCGGGCTACTCCAAGGAGAACGCGATCACCGCCCTAGGGATTTCGCGCAACAACATCGAGATGGCCGGCGACATCCTGCGCGAGTTTGTCTCCAAGAACAGCGCCTGA
- the Cbl gene encoding Cbl proto-oncogene, isoform A, whose amino-acid sequence MATRGSGTRVQSQPKIFPSLLSKLHGAISEACVSQRLSTDKKTLEKTWKLMDKVVKLCQQPKMNLKNSPPFILDILPDTYQRLRLIYSKNEDQMHLLHANEHFNVFINNLMRKCKQAIKLFKEGKEKMFDENSHYRRNLTKLSLVFSHMLSELKAIFPNGVFAGDQFRITKADAADFWKSNFGNSTLVPWKIFRQELNKVHPIISGLEAMALKTTIDLTCNDFISNFEFDVFTRLFQPWVTLLRNWQILAVTHPGYVAFLTYDEVKARLQRYILKAGSYVFRLSCTRLGQWAIGYVTAEGEILQTIPQNKSLCQALLDGHREGFYLYPDGQAYNPDLSSAVQSPTEDHITVTQEQYELYCEMGSTFQLCKICAENDKDIRIEPCGHLLCTPCLTSWQVDSEGQGCPFCRAEIKGTEQIVVDAFDPRKQHNRNVTNGRQQQQEEDDTEV is encoded by the exons ATGGCGACGAGAGGCAGTGGAACCCGTGTGCAATCGCAGCCAAAGATTTTCCCATCGCTGCTTTCCAAGCTGCACGGCGCTATCTCGGAAGCCTGCGTCTCGCAGCGTCTGTCCACCGACAAGAAGACGCTGGAGAAGACCTGGAAGTTGATGGACAAGGTGGTCAAACTGTGCCAGCAGCCGAAGATGAATCTTAAGAATAGTCCACCGTTTATTTTGGACATCCTGCCGGATACGTACCAGCGCCTGAGATTGATCTACTCAAAGAACGAGGACCAGATGCACCTGCTCCATGCCAACGAGCACTTCAACGTGTTCATCAACAACCTGATGCGAAAGTGCAAGCAGGCCATCAAGTTGTTCAAGGAGGGCAAGGAGAAGATGTTCGACGAGAACTCCCACTACCGCCGCAATCTCACCAAGCTCAGCCTGGTCTTCTCCCACATGCTCAGCGAACTGAAGGCCATATTCCCCAACGGTGTCTTTGCCGGGGATCAATTTCGGATCACCAAAGCGGATGCGGCTGACTTTTGGAAGAGCAACTTCGGTAACAG CACATTGGTTCCCTGGAAAATCTTCCGGCAGGAGCTTAACAAAGTACATCCCATAATCTCCGGCCTGGAGGCCATGGCCCTAAAGACCACTATCGATCTTACCTGCAACGACTTCATTTCCAACTTCGAGTTCGACGTCTTCACACGCCTCTTCCAGCCTTGGGTGACCCTGCTACGCAACTGGCAGATTCTGGCCGTCACACATCCGGGCTACGTGGCGTTTCTCACATACGACGAGGTGAAGGCTCGCCTACAGCGCTACATCCTCAAGGCGGGCAGCTACGTTTTCCGGCTCTCCTGCACGCGATTGGGCCAATGGGCCATCGGCTACGTAACTGCCGAGGGAGAGATTCTGCAGACAATCCCTCAGAACAAGTCGCTGTGCCAGGCGCTGCTCGATGGCCATCG AGAGGGCTTCTACTTGTACCCAGATGGCCAAGCGTACAATCCGGATCTGTCGTCTGCCGTTCAAAGTCCCACAGAGGACCACATAACCGTTACCCAAGAGCAATACGAACTATACTGTGAAATGG GCAGCACCTTTCAGCTGTGCAAAATCTGTGCGGAGAACGACAAAGATATCCGCATCGAGCCCTGTGGCCACTTGTTGTGCACTCCCTGCCTTACCTCCTGGCAAGTGGATTCCGAGGGACAG GGCTGCCCCTTCtgtcgggccgaaatcaaggGCACCGAACAAATCGTTGTGGACGCTTTCGATCCGCGCAAGCAACACAACCGGAACGTCACCAATgggcgacagcagcagcaggaagaaGACGACACTGAGGTATAG